A region of Zeugodacus cucurbitae isolate PBARC_wt_2022May chromosome 5, idZeuCucr1.2, whole genome shotgun sequence DNA encodes the following proteins:
- the LOC128922234 gene encoding influenza virus NS1A-binding protein homolog A-like, with protein MSVHRAGAGAAVLDGKLYVIGGFNRAHLRSVERYDPKKNSWTQCAEMNEARGWPGVAVHNGHIYAIGGWFNGAMRTVERYSLSANKWTTVSFVITEFNESL; from the exons ATGTCCGTACACCGCGCCGGTGCGGGTGCTGCAGTCTTGGATGGTAAACTTTATGTGATTGGTGGCTTTAATCGTGCGCATTTACGTTCTGTGGAACGTTATGATCCAAAGAAAAATAGTTGGACACAATGTGCGGAAATGAATGAGGCACGCGGTTGGCCTGGA GTGGCGGTTCATAATGGGCATATTTATGCGATCGGCGGTTGGTTCAATGGCGCAATGAGAACGGTCGAACGCTACAGTTTGTCAGCTAATAAATGGACGACAGTGAGTTTTGTGATTACTGAGTTCAATGAGAGCTtataa